Proteins from a single region of Neodiprion virginianus isolate iyNeoVirg1 chromosome 4, iyNeoVirg1.1, whole genome shotgun sequence:
- the LOC124304093 gene encoding kinase D-interacting substrate of 220 kDa B isoform X2 — MIRYVGDGVGGVGTEGLARRHSSNVVDGTTKLSDREGVLNNQGSVATNVRRKRHSFLHLHLPEHQGWSASNLAGGNQHHHTFASHLSHFHVPTLTFTAPAADGTGRKFSFGIRRHSHTTLHRSDSMVSLCYRSIVNFITDDNLLGLQNFLENKRVQVDDRDENGSTALIYAASKGKIHFVRELINHGADVNVEDGDDWTALLCAAKEGYTDVCLELLEHGAQLEHRDMGGWSALMWATYKGRSETVSLLLSRGADVNAHGNYHISSLLWAAGRGYADILKDLIAHGAKVNVGDKYGTSALVWSCRKGNIEIVDALLKAGANVDTAGMYSWTALLVATLGNHVDVVMLLLEYKPNVNALDKDGCTALAIACREGHHEIANALVIAGAYINIQDRAGDTNLIHAVKGGHRGVVETLIKKYADVDIAGKDKKTAIYIAVEKGNVAMVKLLLTANPDLEIPTKDGDTPLLRAVRSRNAEIVQLLLDKKAKVSAADKKGDTVLHIAMRARSKAIVEILLRNPKNSQLLYRPNRQGETPYNIDINHPKTILGQIFGARRLNTNEDNENMLGYDLYSSALADILSEPSLSTPITVGLYAKWGSGKSFLLNKLREEMKNFARQWMDPVFQFSSLLFLVVVHVSLLIGVILGLSLQSWIIGLVIGVTFIVVLYVFLLLVWYANQRYDWYWPYNFNIALTRKLNNLKLLLQVMFCHPPGAQVGDSPSAQPTKFYFTDQTRVGTTSAGENAVVQMVGSLYDSIENDYGSLVTRLYRAFRPKMAKSTSSWKWRHVCCLPYIVIFEICFGSLLVGVSILTVYLIEFKNSDRVIEQVTAHAILLTVGLLLSVGIIANLYTWSRMLHALVFSQRRHLQRSISKLETLKSEGFIQTLRSEVNLMTEMVKCLDRFTSQQSRLVVVVDGLDSCEQDKVLLVLDAIQALFSDNHCPFIVILAIDPHVIAKAVEVNSRRLFTESNIGGHDYLRNMVHLPFYLQNSGLRKLKVAQQTAQYHKKSAWTEAEDSINYATTSAIHHSVSNRRLSTESGVMNSTEKLKPPSRKNSRKLRLSESVASSIGSNLNRLGGAHDLNKMLLTDDYFSDVNPRSMRRLMNVVYVTGRLLKAFQIDFNWYHLASWINITEQWPFRTSWMILHYDLYEETLDDSTSLKALYDKVRPQIPVLKDVQPLLEMDRDERKLDVFLTFHRSSLLISDMKIFLPFTINLDPYIKKKIKEEQQVIDEESMTSGMYKPAAPWNNHVNHQEHWPPSKSVLTNRQHRSSRGNNEQRPLQPGWVAQSAMDWQPPPWVHLPPMEPAPRPISAITSLPPDILEMKLSSLSVNGVCDLLGKVEELSPAQAARYKNVIRENNISGRVLLHCDLQELKKVLKMGFGDWELFRIVIASLREAELSSFTTHEEGPRSVRFTVGSEQITRKEPTPQNVSSRPVVVEKDKSTSRTDGSSRRDPSKQSVMEKQVTLEEQMICGALQTLNEEACEDVLDVPSPATAPTDSLPERIMEIRMILGLFLMITAASGWNVTFESQTVTVHMHEALSVAFTANVTEADVANGTVVVSTTRESVATVDNLPVLDSSTVNDLVWSSNLVVSGNFLGNADILLSIVSPDQENKTSDALSVIVIREERIIDTLFTVFVAVMVSIMYINFGAAMDWPLCKRTLKRPIGPTIGFVCQFIWMPLLSYGIGLVLFPDDPELRLGMFFAGVSPAGGASNIWTVILGGNLNLSVTMTTISTLAAFGMMPLWIFTLGSTIFNSANLGVPYSRIAMFAVGLVIPLGIGFLIQKKLPRVSRILVRVLKPLCSLLIIAIIVFAIITNLYLFQLFSWRIIVAGIGLPWLGYLFGYLLALVLRQPGPDITAISVETGVQNTGISIFLLRFSLPQPAADLTTIAPVSVAIMTPIPLTILWIVKLIMDRRKKSIAASAEKLQGSTVPIPTVSASTKTDNTENP; from the exons ATGATTCGTTACGTTGGAGATGGTGTCGGTGGTGTTGGTACCGAAGGGCTGGCTAGACGTCATTCCTCGAATGTCGTGGATGGTACGACGAAGCTGAGTGACCGAGAGGGGGTCCTGAATAATCAAGGTTCCGTAGCTACGAACGTGAGGAGAAAACGTCACTCTTTTCTTCATCTACATTTGCCGGAACATCAAGGATGGTCGGCGAGCAACCTCGCCGGCGGTAATCAACACCATCACACATTCGCTTCTCATCTGTCTCACTTCCACGTGCCTACCTTGACGTTCACCGCACCAGCTGCCGATGGAACTGGTCGGAAGTTCAGCTTTGGCATCCGGAGACACTCGCACACG acgCTTCACCGTTCGGACTCGATGGTTTCGCTCTGTTACcgatccatcgtcaatttcaTTACTGACGACAATCTCTTGGGCTTGCAAAACTTTCTTGAGAACAAGCGGGTCCAGGTTGACGATCGCGACGAA aatggAAGTACGGCACTTATTTATGCCGCATCTAAAGGAAAAATACACTTTGTTCGGGAATTGATCAACCATGGAGCGGACGTGAATGTCGAAGACGGG GACGATTGGACAGCGTTATTGTGCGCAGCCAAAGAAGGATACACAGATGTATGCCTCGAGCTGCTTGAACATGGTGCCCAATTGGAGCATCGTGATATG GGAGGATGGTCAGCACTCATGTGGGCTACGTACAAAGGCAGATCCGAAACGGTATCACTGCTGTTATCTCGAGGAGCAGACGTCAATGCTCACGGCAATTATCACATATCCTCTTTGTTGTGGGCTGCGGGTCGAGGATACGCAGACATTCTCAAAGACTTGATAGCCCACGGTGCTAAAGTCAACGTCGGTGACAAG TATGGGACATCGGCCTTGGTTTGGTCATGTCGTAAGGGGAACATAGAGATTGTTGACGCGTTATTGAAGGCCGGAGCAAACGTTGACACTGCTGGCATG TATTCGTGGACAGCTTTGCTAGTCGCTACTTTGGGAAATCACGTCGATGTTGTCATGCTACTTTTGGAGTATAAACCGAACGTTAATGCGTTGGACAAAGACGGGTGCACAGCTCTGGCTATTGCATGCAGAGAGGGACATCATGAAATAGCCAATGCTCTTGTAATCGCCGGGGCGTATATCAACATACAAGACAGAGCCGGTGACACCAATTTAATTCACGCTGTTAAGGGAGGTCACAGGGGTGTGGTTGAAACTCTTATAAAGAAGTACGCCGACGTTGATATAGCTGGAAAG GATAAAAAAACGGCGATTTACATCGCGGTTGAAAAGGGAAATGTCGCGATGGTCAAGTTGTTGTTGACAGCCAATCCTGATCTGGAGATTCCAACGAAGGATGGCGACACTCCGCTACTTCGTGCTGTGAGGTCGCGTAACGCCGAAATTGTTCAACTTCTACTCGACAAGAAAGCAAAGGTTTCGGCGGCCGACAAAAAGGGTGATACCGTGCTTCACATCGCCATGCGGGCCAGGTCGAAAGCTatcgttgaaatattattacggAATCCTAAGAATAGCCAGCTACTCTACCGGCCAAATCGACAGGGAGAGACACCCTACAATATAGATATCAATCATCCGAAGACGATACTGGGACAAATATTTGGTGCTA GACGATTGAACACTAATGAGGACAATGAAAATATGCTTGGATATGATCTGTACAGTAGCGCGTTAGCCGACATTCTCAGTGAACCTTCACTCTCCACACCGATTACTGTCGGTCTCTATGCAAAATGGGGCTCTGGGAAATCATTTTTACTCAACAAGCTTAGAG aggagatgaaaaattttgcacgaCAATGGATGGATCCAGTATTCCAGTTTTCGTCATTATTGTTCCTTGTCGTTGTTCACGTATCTTTACTAATCGGAGTGATACTGGGCCTTTCCCTTCAATCCTGGATCATTGGACTTGTCATTGGCGTTACTTTTATCGTTGTACTCTACGTGTTCCTGCTTCTTGTTTGGTACGCCAATCAAAG atacGACTGGTACTGGCCGTACAATTTCAACATAGCTCTCACCAGAAAATTGAACAACTTGAAGCTACTGCTTCAAGTTATGTTTTGCCATCCACCCGGTGCTCAAGTTGGTGATTCTCCCAGTGCTCAGCCTACCAAATTTTACTTCACCGATCAAACTCGCGTTGGCACAACTTCGGCGGGTGAAAATGCGGTTGTACAAATGGTCGGATCCTTGTATGACTCGATCGAAAATGATTACGGGTCGCTAGTTACCAGACTTTATAGAGCATTCAGACCAAAAATGGCAAAATCGACATCGTCCTGGAAATGGAGACACGTTTGTTGCTTGCCCTATATTGTGATATTCGAAATTTGCTTCGGCTCGCTTCTGGTCGGAGTCTCGATACTTACCGTCTACCTTATCGAGTTCAAGAATTCTGA CCGTGTTATCGAACAAGTAACCGCTCATGCGATTCTGTTAACAGTTGGGCTGCTGCTTTCCGTTGGCATTATAGCCAACTTGTATACATGGAGCAGGATGCTGCACGCCTTGGTATTTTCTCAAAGAAGGCATTTACAACGGAGTATTTCAAAGCTGGAAACGTTGAAAAGCGAAGGATTTATACAGACTTTACGGTCGGAGGTCAATTTAATGACTGAAATG GTGAAATGTTTGGATAGATTTACTTCACAACAGAGTCGGCTAGTGGTTGTTGTCGATGGGTTGGACAGTTGCGAACAAGACAAAGTACTCCTAGTCCTCGATGCTATTCAAGCGTTATTCAGCGACAATCACTGCCCGTTTATCGTCATCTTAGCCATTGATCCTCACGTCATTGCCAAG GCGGTGGAAGTGAATAGCAGGAGACTATTTACAGAATCCAATATTGGCGGTCACGACTACCTTCGCAACATGGTTCACCTACCGTTTTACCTTCAAAATAGTGGCTTACGAAAGCTGAAAGTGGCCCAACAGACGGCCCAGTATCACAAAAAGAGTGCTTGGACAGAAGCAGAGGACAGTATTAACTATGCAACAACAAGCGCCATTCATCACTCGGTCTCAAACAGGAGACTCAGCACCGAATCGGGCGTTATGAATAGcacagaaaaattgaaacctcCGAGCAGAAAGAACAGCAGGAAACTCAGGCTGAGCGAATCTGTAGCTAGCAGTATTGGCAGCAACTTGAATAGACTGGGCGGCGCTcatgatttgaataaaatgttgctCACCGATGATTACTTTAGCGATGTAAATCCTCGTAGTATGAGACGACTTATGAACGTAGTATACGTTACAG GAAGACTGCTGAAAGCATTCCAAATAGATTTTAATTGGTATCATCTGGCCAGTTGGATCAACATCACAGAACAGTGGCCTTTTAGAACTTCTTGGATGATCCTACATTATGATCTCTATGAAGAAACGCTTGACGATTCCACATCCCTTAAAGCTCTGTACGATAA AGTGCGACCTCAGATACCGGTACTAAAAGACGTTCAACCCCTATTGGAGATGGATAGAGACGAGCGAAAACTCGATGTATTTCTTACTTTTCATCGATCTAGTCTTTTGATATcagatatgaaaatattcctTCCGTTTACGATAAATCTCGATCCATACATAaagaaaaagattaaagaagAGCAGCAGGTAATCGACGAGGAGAGTATGACTTCTGGTATGTACAAACCAGCCGCGCCGTGGAACAATCACGTCAATCATCAGGAACACTGGCCACCCAGTAAAAGCGTGTTAACTAATCGCCAACACAGATCATCCAGAGGAAACAATGAACAACGTCCGTTACAGCCAGGCTGGGTTGCACAATCGGCAATGGATTGGCAGCCTCCACCATGGGTACATTTGCCACCTATGGAACCTGCGCCTAGGCCAATATCTGCAATCACTAGTCTTCCG CCAGACATtttggaaatgaaattatCGAGTCTCTCGGTTAATGGAGTTTGCGATCTCCTTGGGAAAGTAGAAGAACTAAGTCCAGCCCAAGCAGCCCGTTACAAAAATGTCATCAGGGAAAATAATATAAGTGGTCGAGTGCTACTTCACTGTGATCTACAAGAGCTGAAAAAA GTACTTAAAATGGGGTTCGGAGATTGGGAACTTTTCCGTATCGTTATTGCGTCTCTTAGGGAAGCGGAACTTTCATCTTTTACAACTCATGAAGAAGGTCCTCGCAGCGTTCGATTTACCGTAGGATCAGAGCAAATTACACGCAAAG AACCAACGCCGCAAAATGTTTCATCGCGACCTGTTGTTGTGGAAAAAGATAAGTCTACATCACGAACCGATGGCTCTTCTAGACGAGATCCGAGCAAGCAATCTGTAATGGAAAAACAG GTAACCCTTGAGGAACAAATGATCTGCGGAGCCCTGCAGACGTTGAATGAGGAGGCGTGCGAAGATGTGCTAGATGTACCTTCGCCAGCAACAGCTCCAACCGACTCACTTCCAG AGAGAATCATGGAGATACGAATGATTCTGGGACTTTTCCTGATGATCACTGCGGCGTCGGGATGGAACGTTACGTTTGAATCGCAGACGGTGACGGTTCACATGCACGAGGCACTTTCCGTGGCATTCACCGCCAACGTAACAGAGGCCGACGTTGCAAACGGGACCGTCGTCGTCTCGACGACGAGAGAATCCGTAGCAACCGTTGATAATTTGCCGGTGTTGGATTCGAGCACGGTGAACGATTTGGTTTGGAGTAGCAACCTTGTCGTGTCCGGTAACTTTCTCGGCAATGCCGACATCCTTCTGTCCATCGTATCTCCCGACcag GAGAACAAGACCTCGGACGCCCTGTCGGTGATCGTTATTCGAGAAGAGCGTATCATCGATACACTTTTCACAGTATTCGTTGCCGTCATGGTCTCAATAATGTACATCAACTTTGGCGCTGCCATGGACTGGCCACTCTGCAAACGTACCTTGAAGCGACCGATCGGTCCGACGATCGGGTTCGTTTGCCAGTTTATCTGGATGCCGCTG CTGAGTTACGGCATTGGATTAGTCCTGTTTCCAGACGATCCTGAACTGCGGTTGGGAATGTTTTTCGCCGGGGTGAGTCCTGCCGGAGGTGCATCTAATATTTGGACAGTAATTTTGGGCGGCAATCTCAATTTATCTGTAACAATGACCACCATCAGTACATTGGCAGCGTTTG GCATGATGCCGCTGTGGATCTTCACCCTTGGGAGTACGATTTTCAACAGTGCAAACCTCGGGGTTCCGTACTCGAGGATAGCAATGTTCGCAGTTGGTCTTGTCATTCCATTGGGTATCGGATTCCTGATTCAGAAAAAACTGCCAAGGGTCTCAAGGATACTAGTAAGAGTACTGAAGCCGTTGTGCAGTCTGCTGATCATTGCTATCATCGTATTCGCCATTATTACCAATCTGTATCTCTTTCAACTGTTTTCGTGGAGG ATCATTGTTGCCGGTATTGGATTACCCTGGCTGGGGTATTTGTTTGGGTATTTGCTCGCTCTTGTTCTGAGGCAACCGGGCCCTGATATAACGGCAATCTCCGTCGAAACCGGAGTTCAAAACACCGGAATCTCGATATTTCTACTCAGATTCTCGTTGCCGCAACCAGCTGCTGATTTGACCACCA TTGCTCCAGTATCAGTTGCGATAATGACGCCAATTCCATTGACTATTCTTTGGATCGTGAAACTGATTATGGATCGACGGAAAAAATCGATCGCTGCTTCAGCTGAGAAACTTCAAGGATCTACAGTGCCGATACCAACCGTATCTGCATCTACTAAAACGGACAACACCGAAAATCCTTGA